A single window of Labrus mixtus chromosome 23, fLabMix1.1, whole genome shotgun sequence DNA harbors:
- the LOC132958113 gene encoding cysteinyl leukotriene receptor 2-like: MTCDRMNGRLITTPLFAGNNSSVSVGLLTCFHDDDKFKYRAYTFTYLLLFPVAFLSNIGALFIFFLQRSRRNTASSVVMMNLALSDVSFSLTLPLRLAYYFRGGVWDFPDWLCRLCVFGFYVNLYTSILFLTLLSMLRWLAVAQPFRHRSLATPTRTLLVCLGVWLFVGVSSVPFLTQGVTKRGGSPRCFEPSSPSSWARVLILNYVALALGFLLPFLTIIVCYSRIIRRLTIRSSLHANRSSKSGQQLRNRRRSVHLVTMVTATFLLCFLPYHVIRTLHLHAVCERWSCDITVGLQRAVVVTLCLAASNSVVNPLLYYYSTRTFRDKMRDAHSSLSIKRGSRLALMKRRNTT; this comes from the exons ATGACCTGTGACAGGATGAACG GACGCCTGATAACCACGCCCCTCTTTGCTGGCAACAACTCGTCTGTGAGCGTCGGGTTGCTGACGTGTTTCCATGACGATGACAAGTTCAAGTACCGCGCCTACACCTTCACCTACCTGCTGCTGTTTCCCGTGGCGTTTCTCTCCAACATCGGGGCGTTGTTCATTTTCTTCCTGCAGAGAAGCCGCAG AAACACCGCCTCCTCTGTGGTCATGATGAACCTCGCCCTATCAGACGTCAGCTTCTCCCTCACCCTCCCACTGCGATTGGCTTATTACTTCCGGGGTGGCGTCTGGGACTTCCCCGATTGGCTGTGCCGCCTGTGCGTCTTCGGCTTCTACGTCAACCTGTACACaag CATCCTCTTCCTGACTCTACTGAGCATGCTCCGTTGGCTCGCTGTGGCTCAGCCTTTTCGTCATCGCTCTCTGGCCACGCCCACTCGGACCTTGTTGGTTTGTCTTGGAGTCTGGCTGTTTGTGGGCGTGTCCTCTGTCCCCTTCCTGACCCAAGGCGTGACAAAAAG GGGCGGGTCTCCACGTTGCTTTGAGCCATcaagcccctcctcctgggcgcGTGTCCTGATCCTAAACTACGTGGCGTTGGCCCTCGGCTTCCTCCTCCCTTTTCTCACGATCATCGTCTGTTACAGCAGAATCATCCGGCGCCTGACGATCCGATCCAGCCTGCACGCCAACAGGTCATCCAAGAGCGGTCAACAACTTCGCAACAGGCGGCGCTCGGTGCACCTGGTCACCATGGTGACGGCGACCTTTTTACTCTGTTTCCTGCCCTATCACGTGATCAGAACTCTGCACCTGCACGCCGTGTGTGAGCGCTGGAGCTGTGACATCACGGTGGGGCTGCAGCGGGCGGTGGTGGTGACGCTGTGTCTGGCGGCGTCCAACAGCGTGGTCAACCCGCTGCTGTATTACTACTCGACCAGGACGTTCAGAGACAAAATGAGGGACGCTCACTCCTCTCTGTCCATCAAGAGGGGGTCCAGGCTCGCTCtcatgaagaggaggaacacCACCTGA